The Eubacterium ventriosum genome includes the window CAGCACATGTGATTTGTCAGATGCTACATTAAAAAAATATGATATTGATATGTTGCCTTTATATATTCATATGGGTGAAAACGAATACAAGGACAGGTTAGAAGTTACAGTTGAGGATATTTTTAAATGGTCTGATCAATACAACACTACACCAAAAACTTCAGCACCTTCAATTGAAGATGCGCAGAATGCCATTATTCCATATATGGAAAAGAATGCAGATATTATTATGTTTGCCATTTCAGAAGATATGTCAACAACTGCCAATGTTATGCGACTTGCTGCAGACAATCTTGAATATGAAGATCATGTATTTGTAATTAATTCAGAAAGTCTTTCTACAGGAATAGGACTTTTAGTTGTGGAAGCAGCAGTTATGGCAAAGAAGGGGATGGAAGCAAAAGAGATTGTTGACAGAATCGAATCACTTAAGCCATATGTAAGAGCAAGCTTTGTTGTGGATACACTTAAATATCTTCATAGAGGTGGAAGATGCTCAGCAACATCAGCCCTTGTTGGTAGTGTGTTTAAAATTAAACCACGTATTTATGTTGAAAATGGCAAGATGGATGCCGGAAAGAAGTATCGTGGCAAAATCGAAAAGGTAATTCTCCAGTACGTACATGAAATGGAACAGGATTTGAAAACGGCTAAGAGAGACAGGGTTTTTATTACTCAAACAGGATGCTCCACAGAAGTTGTAAAGTCAGTTAAAGATTATCTTAAAAATCTTAATTACTTTAAAGAAATAATAATTACAAATGCCGGAGGAGTTATTTCAAGCCATTGCGGTCCGGGAACTTTAGGCGTTCTTTTCATTGCAGGTGGGACTAAGTTTGGACCTTACGATAAACAGTTTGACACAAACAAAAACGGTATAATGGAAGATGACGAGAGAGCTGAGGAGGCTGCATACATTCGTCATATGGTTGAGCAGGAGAATATTGAAAACAGTCATGAAGATGACAGTGACGATGAATATGAAAGACAATATGACAATTAAAAATATTTTTTGGATTCAATCATTAACAGTTTGCCTAATATTCTTTTGAAAAAGATTGTATAATATGCCTATGACATTTTTTCACTAAGAAGAGTATAATACTACTTGGAGGAACGCAGAGACTACGTTTACGTCTTTGCGTTTTCTTTGCTCTTTAGGATGTTTTTAGAAGTAGAGGTGACATAATGTTTAACAAAGGAGAATATATTGTACATGGGAGAAAAGGAGTATGTAAGGTAGAGGACATTACCCATTTGGACATTGACGGTGCAGACAAGAAGAGTCTTTATTATGTTTTGATTCCAATGAAGAATCAGGATAGTAAGGTATTTTATCCAACGGACAATGATAAAATACCAATGAGAACTATTCATACCAAAGACCAGGTTGAAGAGATTGTTGAGCATATTAATGAGATTGAGCCTATTTGGATAGACAACGAAAGACAGAGAGAATATAAGTATAAAGAAGTAATAGGATCTTGTGATTGCAAGCAGTTAATAGG containing:
- a CDS encoding DegV family protein → MVKIIADSTCDLSDATLKKYDIDMLPLYIHMGENEYKDRLEVTVEDIFKWSDQYNTTPKTSAPSIEDAQNAIIPYMEKNADIIMFAISEDMSTTANVMRLAADNLEYEDHVFVINSESLSTGIGLLVVEAAVMAKKGMEAKEIVDRIESLKPYVRASFVVDTLKYLHRGGRCSATSALVGSVFKIKPRIYVENGKMDAGKKYRGKIEKVILQYVHEMEQDLKTAKRDRVFITQTGCSTEVVKSVKDYLKNLNYFKEIIITNAGGVISSHCGPGTLGVLFIAGGTKFGPYDKQFDTNKNGIMEDDERAEEAAYIRHMVEQENIENSHEDDSDDEYERQYDN
- a CDS encoding CarD family transcriptional regulator — its product is MFNKGEYIVHGRKGVCKVEDITHLDIDGADKKSLYYVLIPMKNQDSKVFYPTDNDKIPMRTIHTKDQVEEIVEHINEIEPIWIDNERQREYKYKEVIGSCDCKQLIGIIKTLHKRGRSRLAHGKKITYVDEKYLREAKEVLYDEFSLALDIDKPQVEKYIINNINESDKAAE